In the genome of Cydia strobilella chromosome Z, ilCydStro3.1, whole genome shotgun sequence, one region contains:
- the LOC134754092 gene encoding ATP-binding cassette sub-family F member 1 gives MSKKRGGKKNQDFDDDLEEKSTVGNNISEITSKAKGKGKKKAKAKADFSDSDEGGKGDLKAHLSDEEEVRQPAVKKSQKKGKNKKMGAESEDEEDDGKSVTSSATNTSKNPSKGGKKKKGKGKKDDDWSDGASEVEFKQEVSEDDIAKPVASKKKTKNKKKKKAIESSDDEEHEDAKSIATNVFSNTSKPSAKSNSKKGNKEELPVDESEEEQEDSPDEQVLPAKKKGNKSKTPVDDVEEEIKKLNLKESLPEFEKFIKSKGKTADGSDASGDEDSKASGGKTEAAEKKLSHKEKKKLKKMQEYEKQMEMMTKKGGQGHSELDANFTVSQAQKSAGQMAALENAVDIKVENFSIAAKGKDLFVNANLLIAHGRRYGLVGPNGHGKTTLLRHLAQRAFPLPPHIDILLCEQEVTANDMSAVETILEADVKRTELLKECKELEAETEKGNLSKQERLNEVYAELKAIGADSAEPRARRILAGLGFSREMQDRATKNFSGGWRMRVSLARALYIEPTLLMLDEPTNHLDLNAVIWLDNYLQGWKKTLLVVSHDQSFLDNVCNEIIHLDQQKLFYYKGNYSMFKKMYAQKRKEQIKEYEKQEKRLKDLKAHGQSKKQAEKKQKDALTRKQEKNRSKTQREEEESAVPVTLLQRPKEYLVKFSFPDPPPLQPPILGLHNVDFNFPGQKPLLKQVDFGIDLNSRVAIVGPNGVGKSTFLKLLVGELSPVRGELIRNHRLRIGRFDQHSGEHLTAEETPAEYLQRLFGLQYEKARKALGTFGLASHAHTIKMKDLSGGQKARVALAELTNMAPDVVILDEPTNNLDIESIDALAEAINNYKGGVVIVSHDERLIRETDCALYVIEDKTINEVDGDFDDYRKELLESLGETINSPSIAANAAVAQ, from the exons ATGTCAAAGAAAAGGGGTGGAAAGAAAAACCAAGATTTCGATGACGATCTCGAGGAAAAGTCTACTGTAGGCAACAATATTTCTGAGATAACCTCAAAAGCAAAGGGTAAAGGTAAAAAGAAAGCCAAGGCTAAAGCTGACTTCAGTGACAGTGACGAGGGCGGTAAAGGAGACCTCAAGGCCCATTTGAGCGATGAAGAAGAGGTCCGCCAGCCTGCGGTGAAGAAATCGCAGAAGAAAG gtaagaataaaaaaatgggAGCTGAATCTGAGGATGAAGAAGATGATGGAAAGTCAGTCACCAGTAGTGCAACCAACACATCTAAGAATCCTAGCAAAggaggcaaaaagaaaaaag GCAAAGGTAAAAAAGATGATGACTGGTCAGATGGAGCAAGCGAGGTTGAATTCAAACAAGAAGTTTCTGAGGATGATATAGCTAAACCTGTAGCTAGTAAAAAGAAAA ccaaaaataaaaagaaaaaaaaagctatagagTCTTCTGATGATGAAGAGCATGAGGATGCAAAGTCAATTGCCACCAATGTTTTCAGTAACACATCAAAGCCTTCAGCCAAGAGTAATAGTAAAAAAG GTAACAAAGAAGAGTTGCCAGTCGACGAAAGTGAGGAGGAACAAGAAGATTCTCCCGATGAACAAGTATTGCCTGCTAAGAAAAAGG GTAATAAAAGCAAAACGCCTGTAGATGATGTGGAGGAAGAAATCAAAAAACTAAATCTGAAAGAGTCTTTGCCAGAATTTGAAAAGTTTATAAAGTCTAAG GGCAAAACAGCGGATGGCAGTGATGCTTCAGGAGATGAAGACAGTAAG GCTTCTGGAGGCAAAACGGAAGCCGCGGAGAAGAAATTGAGCCACAAAGAGAAGAAGAAACTGAAGAAGATGCAAGAATACGAGAAGCAGATGGAGATGATGACAAAGAAGGGCGGGCAGGGCCACAGCGAGCTGGACGCCAACTTCACCGTCAGCCAGGCGCAGAAATCTGCtg GTCAAATGGCAGCGCTGGAGAACGCAGTAGACATCAAAGTCGAAAACTTTTCCATAGCAGCTAAAGGGAAAGACCTATTCGTGAATGCGAACCTGCTGATCGCTCACGGGCGTCGCTACGGTCTCGTGGGGCCGAACGGGCACGGCAAGACTACGCTGCTGCGGCATTTGGCTCAGCGTGCCTTCCCGCTCCCTCCCCATATAGACATACTGTTGTGCGAGCAGGAGGTCACTGCTAATGATATGAGCGCTGTGGAAACTATATTGGAAGCCGATGTTAAGAGGACTG aacTGCTCAAAGAGTGCAAAGAGTTGGAAGCTGAAACAGAGAAAGGAAATCTCAGCAAGCAAGAAAGATTAAATGAG GTGTACGCAGAGTTGAAGGCGATCGGAGCGGACTCCGCGGAGCCGCGCGCGCGGCGCATCCTCGCCGGTCTGGGCTTCAGCCGCGAGATGCAGGACCGCGCCACCAAGAACTTCTCCGGTGGCTGGCGCATGAGGGTCTCGCTGGCGAG agCTCTGTACATTGAACCTACGCTGCTAATGCTCGACGAGCCTACGAACCACTTGGATCTCAACGCCGTCATTTGGCTCGACAA CTACCTCCAAGGCTGGAAGAAGACGCTGCTGGTGGTGTCCCACGACCAGTCCTTCCTCGACAACGTGTGCAACGAGATCATCCACCTCGACCAGCAGAAGCTGTTCTACTACAAGGGCAACTACTCCATGTTCAAGAAGATGTACGCGCAGAAGAGGAAAGAGCAAATCAAGGAGTATGAGAAACAGGAGAAGAGGCTGAAGGACTTGAAGGCGCATGGACAGTCTAAGAAACAGGCC GAAAAGAAACAGAAAGACGCGTTAACACGCAAGCAAGAAAAGAACAGAAGCAAGACGCAACGCGAAGAGGAGGAATCAGCGGTGCCTGTGACATTACTGCAGAGGCCCAAGGAATACCTCGTCAAGTTCTCGTTCCCTGACCCACCGCCGCTACAGCCGCCCATCCTGGGGCTACACA ACGTGGACTTCAACTTCCCCGGTCAGAAGCCGCTGCTAAAGCAGGTGGACTTCGGTATAGACTTGAACTCGCGCGTGGCCATCGTCGGCCCCAACGGCGTGGGCAAGTCCACCTTCCTCAAGCTGCTGGTGGGCGAGCTGAGCCCTGTCCGCGGCGAGCTCATTAGGAACCACAGGCTG AGGATAGGCAGGTTCGACCAGCACTCCGGCGAGCACCTGACGGCGGAGGAGACGCCCGCGGAGTACCTGCAGCGGTTGTTCGGGCTGCAGTACGAGAAGGCGCGCAAGGCGCTCGGTAccttcggcctggccagccacgcGCACACCATCAAGATGAAGGACCTCAGCGGCGGCCAGAAGGCCAGGGTGGCGTTGGCCGAGCTCACCAATATGGCGCCCGACGTTGTCATTCTT GACGAGCCGACGAACAACCTGGACATCGAAAGCATAGACGCGCTAGCGGAGGCCATCAACAACTACAAGGGCGGCGTGGTGATCGTGTCCCACGACGAGCGGCTCATCAGGGAGACTGACTGCGCGCTCTACGTCATCGAGGACAAGACCATCAATGAG GTTGACGGCGATTTCGATGACTACCGCAAGGAGCTGCTGGAGAGTCTCGGCGAGACCATCAACTCGCCCTCCATCGCCGCCAACGCCGCCGTGGCGCAGTAA